TGAAATATAAGAGGTTCAGTTTTCAGGATTTCAGGTAAAATCTTTGTTCTTCATGGAGTGGACCCTTCCCTTACCTCAGtaaagattaataattatttgggtTATCAAATTGGGGATTTGtacaaattcttattttgataaacgtagaagaataaattttatttatgaatggaATAAACTCATGAATTTCATTCTAATTCACAGAAAGCTCTTTTTCTAAACATTAATCCTTATTTCTATTTCCCTTTTCAGTCACTATGTCAATAAACAATAAACTACGTTTGAATATCACATTAGAAGGCTCCCGAACACCAAACTACGTCAGTCCCTGTAACAGGTAACAACTACCTCCTTCCTTCAGATAATGTATTTCTTTTgccataaatcatattatttcagTGCTCCCGGAACGCCTCTTCGTGGATTATCCCCATCCCGCTCCGCAACTCCCAACCCTTATGATGCTCCACCAATCAGCCCCTCAGTTCGCCGTGCACGTGAACTCAACAGAGACATTCGACGAGGTCGTAACTTCCGCGAAAACTCTCTTTCACGAAGAACACCCCTGCGCTCTGACTCCGTGCCCCGTCCTCCTGGCACAGAGTTGAGCTTTACAATCAAGCCCTCCATTGGAGGAAGAAAGGGATGGAAAATCATGCCGGAAGAGACTGAGTCGGAGCCCATTACGGATCCAGTCATACTTAAAAGAGTTGTGGATATGATTAAAGAGATGGAAATGAATGGGAGTGTGATTCCAGAGAGATTGTCGATACGAGTTTGAGGATTTTGTCgtcatgttatttaatttatgatatattacgTACTCTATAGAGATGTATTACATATGTAATGGTGTTActatgaaaatacatatatgctagtataagaaaaatgttttatataataaggaCTCTTCCTTAATTCCACCTTTTTTTAGTTTACCAgttgtatatgtacattagggtgacgattttttatgatatcataTCCTTGAgttattttacagatttt
The sequence above is drawn from the Lepeophtheirus salmonis chromosome 5, UVic_Lsal_1.4, whole genome shotgun sequence genome and encodes:
- the LOC121117747 gene encoding uncharacterized protein, giving the protein MSINNKLRLNITLEGSRTPNYVSPCNSAPGTPLRGLSPSRSATPNPYDAPPISPSVRRARELNRDIRRGRNFRENSLSRRTPLRSDSVPRPPGTELSFTIKPSIGGRKGWKIMPEETESEPITDPVILKRVVDMIKEMEMNGSVIPERLSIRV